GGAGGACCTGGTGGGCGTGCCCTGCGGTGACCACGGCACCAGGCATCCCCCACACGACGGACGACTGCTCGTCCTGGGCGATCACGTGCCCGCCGGCCCCCGCGACCGCTCCGGCGCCGTCGCGGCCGTCCGAGCCCATGCCGGTCAGCACGAGCGCGAGCAGGTCGCCCCCGAGCACCTGCACCGCGGACCGGAACAGCACGTCGACGGACGGACGGGTGAAGTTGACGGGTGGTCCGTCGGTGACGGTGGCCGCCAGGCTCGCACCGCGGCGCACGACCTCCAGGTGTCGTCCACCGGGCGCGAGGTAGGCGTGGCCCGGGGCGAGGATCTCGCCCCCGACGGCTTCGACCACGGTCGTCGGGCCCTCGCGGTCGAGACGCTCCGCGAGCTGGCGGGTGAAGACGGGCGGCATGTGCTGGACCAGGAGGACCGGCACGGACAAGGGTTCCCGGATCGCCGAGAAGATCCTCCGCAACGCGTCGGGCCCCCCGGTCGAGGAGCCGACGACCACGGCCCGGACCGGGCGGTCGGGGGCGGCGCGACGGGTCGTGACCACGGGGGCCGCAGGCGCACCGAGGCGCCCCGCGAGGGGCCTGCGCGCCTGCGGCACGAGCGCCTTGATCTTGGGGACGAGCTCGAGTCCCACGCGTTCGAGCGCGGACTGCACCGAGCCCGTGCCGCTCGGCTTCGTCACGTAGTCCGTCGCGCCCGCGGTGAGCGCGTCGAGCGTCGCCCCCGCTCCGCGCTCGGTGAGCGTCGAGAACATGATCACGGGCATGCGGCGCCCCGCGGCGCGCAGCGCGCGCACCGTCTCGATGCCGTCGAGCACAGGCATCTCGATGTCGAGCGTGATCAGGTCGGGCTCGAGCTGCTCGACCTTGGCCAGCGCGAGGCGGCCGTCGGCGGCGGTCCCCACGACCGTGATCTCGGGATCCCGTTCGAGGGTCTGCGTGACGAGGCGCCGGATGACGACCGAGTCGTCCACGACGAGCACGCGGATCACGTGCGACCTCCTCGTGCGCAGGGCAGGGCTGCGCGCCCGGTCGGGCACCCTGTGAGGTGCCCGACCGGGCGCGCGGCCGAAGTGCTGTCGCTCACCGGCGCTCAGATCCGGAACTGGGCGACGCGGGTGCGCAGCTCGACCGAGACCTGGGCGAGCTCGTCGACCGCGACGCTCATCCTCTGCATGGTCGCCGCGCTCTCCTGCGCCGCGGTCGCGATGCCCGTGATGTTGCCCGCGATCTCCGAAGCACCCGTCGCGGACTCCAACACACCACGCGACATCTCCGTCGTCGTCGCGGTCTGCTCCTCCACCGCCGAGGCGATCGTCAGCTGATAGTCGTTGATCCGCCCGATGATGTCCGCGATCTCACCGATCGCCCCCACCGCACTCGACGTGTCGTCCTGGATCGCCTCCACCCGACGAGCGATGTCCTCCGTCGCCTTCGCCGTCTCCTGCGCCAGCTCCTTGACCTCAGAAGCCACCACCGCGAACCCCTTGCCCGCCTCCCCCGCACGAGCCGCCTCGATCGTCGCGTTCAACGCCAACAGATTCGTCTGCTCCGCGATCGAGGTGATCACCTTCACCACATCACCGATCTCCTGCGAACTCGTCCCCAGCTTCTGCACCGTCACGTTCGTCGACGCCGCACGATCCGTCGCACGATTGGCCACCTTCGCCGCCTCGTTCGAGTTCTGCGCGATCTCCCGGATCGACGCCCCCATCTGCTCCGCCCCCGCAGCCACCGTCCGCACGTTCTGCGACACCTGCTCAGCAGCCGCAGCCACCACCCCCGACTGCGCCGCCGTCTCCTCCGACGACGCCGAGAACTGCGACGACACCCCCGCCAACGACTCAGCACTCGACGCGATCGTCACCGACGACTCGACCACGCCCGAGATGAGGCCACGGAGACCCGCGAGCGTACGTTCGAGAGCTTCCGCCATGGTGCCGAGCTCGTCGCGCCCGGTCACGCCGGACGAGACGGTCAGGTCGCCGTCGCCTGCCGCGGACAGGCTCGAGGACACCGCACCGATCCGACGCACGATGCCGTGGGCCACGACGTACCCCAGCGCCAGCGCGGCGAGGGTGCCGAGCACCGCGACCAGGATCGTGAGCACCGCGGCCTGGTTCGCGTGCTGGTCGGTCTGCTCGGCGAGAACGGCTGCCGCCTCGCCCTGCGACGCGGTCTCCACCTGCATGGCGTCCATGACGCCGGTGGTCAGGGGCCTGATGGTCTCGTTGAAGTAGGTCGCGAAGCCCTCGGCGTCCCCCTCGTCCGCGAGCGGGAACAGCTCGTCCTGGGCCGCGGAGTAGTAGGCGTCCAGAGCGGCGACCATCGCGTCGACGTCGGCCTGGCTCACCGCGTTCGCCCGGTAGGCGTCGATCTGCGCGTCGAGGTCGACGTGACGCTCGGCGAGCTCGTCGACCAGGGTCGCGCGGGTCTCCTCGTCGGCGATGCCGTACTGGATGACGCGGGCGCGGTCGCCCTGGTAGGCGCGCTGGATCTCGGTGAGCTGCTGCAGGGGCACGACGTTCCCGCTGTGCATCGCGGCGGCGTCCGCCCGCAGCGACCGGATCGAGCTGAGCGCGACCACGGTGACCACGACGGTCACGGCCACCATGACGAGGATCGACACCAGGATCTTGACCAGCACCGGGCGGTCTGCCCACAACCTGCGCGGTGCGCTCTTCTGCTCGCTCATCGACTCGCCTCTCGTACGTGCGGGGACCTCTGTGTCCCTGCGGGTCGGACACGCAGGCGCGTGCCCGAGACGGGCTCCCCGGGACGGGTATCCCGGGGGTCGTGCTGGTAGTGCTCCTGGTACCGCGCAGGTCCCAGGTCGGGCACGGGCGTGCTGATGAGCTCTCCTCAGATCCGGAACTGGGCGACGCGGGTGCGCAGCTCGACCGAGACCTGGGCGAGCTCGTCGACGGCGACGCTCATCCTCTGCATGGTCGCCGCGCTCTCCTGCGCCGCGGTCGCGATGCCCGTGATGTTGCCCGCGATCTCCGAAGCACCCGTCGCGGACTCCGACACACCACGCGACATCTCCGTCGTCGTCGCGGTCTGCTCCTCCACCGCCGAGGCGATCGTCAGCTGATAGTCGTTGATCCGCCCGATGATGTCCGCGATCTCACCGATCGCCCCCACCGCACTCGACGTGTCGTCCTGGATCGCCTCCACCCGACGAGCGATGTCCTCCGTCGCCTTCGCCGTCTCCTGCGCCAGCTCCTTGACCTCAGAAGCCACCACCGCGAACCCCTTGCCCGCCTCCCCCGCACGAGC
This region of Oerskovia jenensis genomic DNA includes:
- a CDS encoding protein-glutamate methylesterase/protein-glutamine glutaminase — its product is MIRVLVVDDSVVIRRLVTQTLERDPEITVVGTAADGRLALAKVEQLEPDLITLDIEMPVLDGIETVRALRAAGRRMPVIMFSTLTERGAGATLDALTAGATDYVTKPSGTGSVQSALERVGLELVPKIKALVPQARRPLAGRLGAPAAPVVTTRRAAPDRPVRAVVVGSSTGGPDALRRIFSAIREPLSVPVLLVQHMPPVFTRQLAERLDREGPTTVVEAVGGEILAPGHAYLAPGGRHLEVVRRGASLAATVTDGPPVNFTRPSVDVLFRSAVQVLGGDLLALVLTGMGSDGRDGAGAVAGAGGHVIAQDEQSSVVWGMPGAVVTAGHAHQVLPLDHLARAVVSATEGARA
- a CDS encoding methyl-accepting chemotaxis protein, coding for MSEQKSAPRRLWADRPVLVKILVSILVMVAVTVVVTVVALSSIRSLRADAAAMHSGNVVPLQQLTEIQRAYQGDRARVIQYGIADEETRATLVDELAERHVDLDAQIDAYRANAVSQADVDAMVAALDAYYSAAQDELFPLADEGDAEGFATYFNETIRPLTTGVMDAMQVETASQGEAAAVLAEQTDQHANQAAVLTILVAVLGTLAALALGYVVAHGIVRRIGAVSSSLSAAGDGDLTVSSGVTGRDELGTMAEALERTLAGLRGLISGVVESSVTIASSAESLAGVSSQFSASSEETAAQSGVVAAAAEQVSQNVRTVAAGAEQMGASIREIAQNSNEAAKVANRATDRAASTNVTVQKLGTSSQEIGDVVKVITSIAEQTNLLALNATIEAARAGEAGKGFAVVASEVKELAQETAKATEDIARRVEAIQDDTSSAVGAIGEIADIIGRINDYQLTIASAVEEQTATTTEMSRGVLESATGASEIAGNITGIATAAQESAATMQRMSVAVDELAQVSVELRTRVAQFRI